GTAGCGCACCGTGCGCGGCGTCATCGCCTCGCTCTGGCCGTCGACCAGGTAGGCGCGCGGGTTGCCGGGCGCCAGCTTCAGTTCATGCAGGGTGAAGCGCTTGCCGGTCGAGACGGTGTGGGTCCAGGCCACGTCGCGGTTGAAGCCGATCTGCACCAGGCCGCCGTGGCCGATGGCCGCGCCCATCACGTCCAGCTCGCCGGGGATGGTCAGGTGCATCTGCCAGAAGCGGTTGATGCCATACCAGGGGAAGTGCGGGTTGCCCAGCAGCACCCCGGCGCCGTTGCGGGTCACCTCGGCGCCAAAGGCCCAGCCATTGGAGCCGATCGGCGGGTCGAGCACCACCTCCTCGCGCAGCGCGGCGGTGGCGTCCGCCAGGCTCACCGGAGCCGGCAGGGCGGCGCCCGCCTGGGGCGGCTGGGCAGCGACCACCGCGTCGGCCAGCGCCGCGACGCCGGCCTGCACCATCGACAGCTCGTTGAGCCGCAGGTAGTCGGCCAGCGTCATCGGCCGCAGCCAGGGCTGGGCGGCGCAGGGGGCCGGGAGCTGGCTGGCCTGATCGCGCAGGAAGCGGTTCCAGCCGGCCACATAGCCGCGCGCCAGCGCCTGCGTGTCGGCACTGGCGGCCACGAAGGCCCGGGCCAGCGCGGCGTCGTCCATGTGGGCGCGCACAAAGGTGTCGATCAGCGCGTTGGGCAGCGGGCGCAGGCCGAACAGCCCGCGGGCCTCGGCGCCGAACCAGCGCGAGCGCTCGCCGCGGACGGTGATGAGCTGGTTGGCGGTCTGGCAGGCGTTGTCCTCGGCATGGGCATAGGCCACGCCGTAGGCCAGCGACTCGAGGTTGGCCGCCTCAATGTGCGCCACGCCGTGGGCGCTGCGCTGGATCTGAACGCTGCGGGCGTCGAGTCCGCCGGCGCCGCCCGGTGTGGTGCAGGCGGCCAGCAGGGCGGCACTGAGCAGTGCGGCGATCGCTGCGGCCGATGTCGGGTGCCGCTGCACCATGAGGCGGGGAAGGGTCACGGGCGTCTCCGGTCTGGTTGTGTCCCGACTTGTAAGGTCCGCCACAGGCCCCGGCAATCCGGGTGTACCGGGGGCGCCTGTCACCCAGGCGTCATCGGGTGGTCCAGCGGGCGATCTGTCGGGAGCCAGTCGGGGTCGGGCGCGGGCTTGACGCGCCTCAAGACCGGCTGGCGCGCCGAGTCGAACAATGCCGGGTTCCAGGCCACCGCGCCTGGCGGCAACCACAACGAGGAGCAAGGCCGATGCTGCAGATCCGGATCCATGGGCGGGGCGGGCAGGGGGTGGTCACCGCCGCCGAGTTGCTGTCGGTCGCTGCCTTCGAGCAGGGCCGTCACGCCCAAGCCTTCCCGAGCTTCGGCTCCGAGCGCACCGGCGCGCCGGTGGTGGCCTTCTGCCGCATCGACGACCGCGAGATCCGCCTGCGCGAGCCCATCCTGGCGCCCGACGTGCTGATCGTGCAGGACCCGACGCTGCTGCACCAGGTGGACGTCTTCCAGGGCCTGAAGCCCGATGGCTACGTGCTGATCAACAGCCGCCGCAGCTTCGATGCGCTCGGCCTGGGCGAGGTGGCCAAGCAGTTCCGCCACGAGCGGCTGACCACCGTGCCTGCCACCGAGATCGCGCTCAAGCACCTGGGCCGCCCGCTGCCCAACGCGGTGCTGCTGGGCGGCTTTGCCGCGCTGTCCGGCCTGGTGTCGCTGGACGCGGTGGCCCATGCCATCAGCGACCGGTTCAGCGGCAAGGTGGCCGAGGGCAACATCGCCGCGGCCAGCGAGGCCTTCGAGTTCGTGCGCCAGGAATTGGAGGAATTGGCGGAAATGCAGGAGGCGGCCCATGCTCAAGCAGATTGAGGGTTCACAGGCGGTGGCGCAGACGGTGGCGCTGAGCCGCCCGGAGGTGATCTGCGCCTACCCGATCTCGCCGCAGACGCACATCGTCGAGGGCCTGGGCGAGCTGGTGAAGAGCGGCGCCCTGGCGCCCTGCGAGTTCATCAACGTGGAGAGCGAGTTCGCCGCGATGAGCGTGGCCATCGGCAGCTCGGCGGCCGGCGCGCGCACCTACACCGCCACCGCCAGCCAGGGCCTGCTGTTCATGGCCGAGGCGGTCTACAACGCCAGCGGCCTGGGCCTGCCGATCGTGATGACGGTGGCCAACCGCGCGATCGGTGCGCCCATCAACATCTGGAACGACCACAGCGACAGCATGAGCCAGCGCGACTGCGGCTGGATCCAGCTCTTCGCGGCGCACAACCAGGAAGCGGCGGACCTGCACATCCAGGCCTTCAAGCTG
The Sphaerotilus microaerophilus DNA segment above includes these coding regions:
- a CDS encoding 2-oxoacid:acceptor oxidoreductase family protein, translated to MLQIRIHGRGGQGVVTAAELLSVAAFEQGRHAQAFPSFGSERTGAPVVAFCRIDDREIRLREPILAPDVLIVQDPTLLHQVDVFQGLKPDGYVLINSRRSFDALGLGEVAKQFRHERLTTVPATEIALKHLGRPLPNAVLLGGFAALSGLVSLDAVAHAISDRFSGKVAEGNIAAASEAFEFVRQELEELAEMQEAAHAQAD